The following are encoded in a window of Paenibacillus polymyxa genomic DNA:
- a CDS encoding glycosyltransferase yields MMLFSHVSNVRSITGAEKLLLQFCLDMRTYFDCILVTPGEGRLTSMARKRGITVLTQNLFMLHGMYTPYEGLAQDAENLRTHVAYAPLFQMLRHARPDVVLVNTCVNVMPAMAAQELNIPVIWKITEVINQNAYTPVSVSIIERYSQWVIGISQAVMRPLHGGGLTRPHTVLSPCRDMDMPSPKEHVLERKRKREKLGLRDFHICIGYISSFIYEAKGLLPFVQMALKLCETNSRCRFWIIGSSVDSEYYVKCVSLIRQSRYSRRFQFNSFEESVSTAYSAMDIVVIPSMVEEGFGLTALEGLVYGKPVVAFAQGGLVELMEATGNTDFLVEPGNSDMLAQKVGYLLDHPEEVERIGVRNNSAATRVYGPDSYRGSLHLMVSQWVCHHPHWFPLIQQPGGPVWTREGEGLRQVTAIPEGYTSTIREFPESVVCQLPVLGLPPIEYAAIQGLPQPVSPLPDSPPELPRGKRSIRARWPKGRKRTRLRNRRYKRSGGKSRLKKIHGSPLSKGLYPKTKSRQKLKRKFKHRSRRHNTHKQKRVTLKAGQHTKQRSG; encoded by the coding sequence ATGATGCTATTCAGCCATGTTAGCAATGTCCGCAGTATTACGGGGGCAGAGAAGCTGCTATTGCAATTTTGTCTAGACATGCGTACGTACTTCGATTGTATTCTCGTAACGCCTGGTGAAGGGCGGCTGACCTCAATGGCCCGCAAGCGCGGAATCACCGTTCTGACACAGAACCTGTTCATGCTGCATGGCATGTATACCCCATATGAGGGATTGGCGCAGGATGCGGAGAATTTGCGGACCCATGTGGCGTATGCACCATTGTTCCAGATGCTTCGGCATGCTCGACCTGATGTGGTGCTGGTCAATACCTGTGTGAACGTCATGCCTGCAATGGCTGCCCAAGAGCTTAATATTCCGGTGATCTGGAAAATAACCGAGGTCATTAACCAGAATGCGTATACGCCAGTTTCTGTTTCTATCATTGAGCGCTATAGCCAATGGGTCATCGGCATTTCGCAAGCTGTAATGCGTCCTTTGCATGGTGGGGGACTGACACGTCCGCATACGGTGTTGTCTCCCTGCCGGGATATGGATATGCCATCTCCCAAAGAGCATGTGCTGGAACGGAAAAGGAAACGTGAAAAACTGGGGCTGCGGGATTTCCATATTTGCATTGGTTATATTTCTTCCTTTATTTACGAAGCCAAAGGGCTGTTGCCTTTTGTCCAAATGGCTCTAAAGCTGTGCGAAACCAATTCACGGTGTCGTTTCTGGATCATCGGCAGCTCGGTGGACTCGGAATATTACGTAAAATGTGTCTCTTTAATCCGCCAATCTCGTTATAGCCGCCGCTTCCAGTTCAATTCATTCGAGGAATCCGTATCAACGGCCTATAGCGCAATGGATATTGTTGTAATCCCAAGTATGGTGGAGGAAGGCTTTGGCCTGACCGCCCTGGAAGGGCTGGTTTACGGTAAGCCCGTGGTAGCCTTTGCGCAGGGTGGACTTGTGGAGTTGATGGAGGCGACCGGAAATACAGATTTTTTGGTAGAGCCGGGGAACAGCGACATGCTGGCGCAAAAAGTGGGCTATCTGCTCGATCATCCCGAAGAAGTGGAACGGATTGGTGTGCGTAACAACAGTGCGGCTACACGTGTATACGGACCTGATTCCTACCGAGGTAGTTTACACCTCATGGTCAGTCAATGGGTATGTCATCATCCGCATTGGTTCCCGTTGATTCAGCAGCCGGGTGGACCTGTATGGACGAGGGAAGGAGAAGGGTTGCGTCAGGTCACCGCTATACCGGAGGGATATACCAGCACGATTCGAGAATTTCCCGAATCGGTGGTGTGTCAACTGCCTGTGCTGGGCCTGCCGCCAATCGAATATGCAGCTATTCAAGGCTTGCCACAACCAGTATCCCCTTTACCTGACTCACCACCCGAATTGCCCCGCGGCAAGCGTAGTATTCGGGCGAGATGGCCAAAGGGCCGCAAGCGTACCCGACTGCGGAATCGCAGGTATAAGAGAAGCGGCGGCAAGAGTCGCCTCAAGAAAATTCACGGGTCCCCGTTGTCGAAGGGACTTTATCCGAAAACCAAGTCCAG